A window of Melopsittacus undulatus isolate bMelUnd1 chromosome 2, bMelUnd1.mat.Z, whole genome shotgun sequence contains these coding sequences:
- the ARHGAP31 gene encoding rho GTPase-activating protein 31, translating into MKNKGAKQKLKRKGAASAFGCDLTEYLESSGQDVPYVLKSCAEFIETHGIVDGIYRLSGVTSNIQKLRQEFVSDQCPDLTREVYLQDIHCVGSLCKLYFRELPNPLLTYELYKKFTEAVSRFPEDEQLARIQNVIQELPPSHYRTLEYLIKHLTHLASFSNMTNMHTRNLALVWAPNLLRSKEIEAVGCNGDAAFLEVRVQQLVIEFILNHVDQIFSNNRKASSAENIESASVVKSLTLPSASLPMKLVSLEEAQARSLSASHPARKERRENSLPEIVPVTGSLFHTVVDLPDSKRKLSTKSKKWKSIFNLGRSGSESKSKLSRNGSVFVRAQKLSEKATIRPAKSMDSLCSLPVEGEDEKSRFKRAVTTGGFFVPVMKIRTGGTGSSYDLSKENEWEREGSAMGARGSTELSGEKGQPRTPQAKSPPEQLKVFRAAEDAENEQTSPKGGRMFYTCETSTKSGFPSSLFPLEASPRHQRKALNISEPFAVSVPLRVSAVISTNSTPCRVPTKEKLSLSSLEELSSLVTENTSPSASEAGTHTRTEQVLERKEKHLGTTLPVAAPRGSPPEDLVAARKPESLETPQPAAENEGMLCGQNSPSSPQEFSEQSPTLEQTPASEVHKGPLPADKAEQGQLKTKDVSSEGSCAQQEIKTAKTEEGSCFRHVTEDPANALLEPLWPEIQQELKIIEPEEELLLLPAAAPKMGLISESSSSTQADSSSSGPGQSPALSEQKSASRTPQITTQVPLFGATSMEQEDSLHRGQSDVVAQQSCASALPRLGTSPAGTAIPKNHHAVVDSPSDCLAPPLDWKLCDQSEFNEVAPSDGFSCSKGACPESGREKDSTCQLQREKNGLPRGQAQKQKLETMTADERDTFCSKALSGAGIQELKEGNAVSRTHDAGDQDDEDTWTDNVQSLELVEPWEDHQWVTSPLHSPTFKDIQEKMIPEFHPQSQRTETGLSLRPRFSRSLSLDSKDTVMSLWTIPFSFIDATDQQQPHSDIRPVTQPISPSSSGKVKQGENGTSPPEEPAKNDELRCPLTREEAPAEKEAPSRILLSQPEEKKVDVSKEHPWNSKLELSIPYQNSSGSSSQAKNMEEKLSMSQGTALGGETVVKALCSATESQLSSKGEETPRKVKTRPSSLNLDSLLPAPDFFTFESLSMPSAPGSLLCGQKEVKSSDSVPSLPTACPAASKGVTWGSHFNAHVDLDLDYLAVAHATTGRRNSAPVSVSAVRTSFMIKMCQARAVPVIPPKIQYTQIPQPLQAQNIAPPAEKKEPEAKQAVRQTQRVAWSHLETPKSPLAEKKAKAEKENSDPAQKDSACPWHSSLGSPLEPSQSSQYPATDAPVLRRKRTSEGETAGDTPQSSKMERPSGFSKPSYRSRPGRPQSLILFSPPFPIMDHPSSADSRVLLSPIRSPTQTTSSSPICGDLSEPSRTTPEGVTLRNKMTIPKNGQRLETSTSCFYQPQRRSVILDGRSVRQIE; encoded by the exons TCCCCTACGTGTTGAAGAGCTGTGCGGAGTTCATTGAAACGCATGGCATCGTGGATGGGATCTACCGCCTCTCAGGAGTGACATCCAACATACAAAAGCTGAG ACAAGAGTTTGTTTCTGATCAATGCCCGGATCTGACAAGGGAAGTTTACCTCCAGGACATCCACTGCGTGGGATCACTCTGCAAGCTGTACTTCAGGGAACTGCCCAACCCTCTCCTCACTTATGAGCTCTACAAGAAATTCACG GAAGCAGTATCCCGCTTCCCGGAGGACGAGCAGTTGGCACGAATTCAGAATGTCATCCAGGAGCTCCCACCATCGCATTACAG AACGCTGGAATACCTGATCAAGCACCTGACTCACTTGGCCTCCTTCAGCAACATGACCAACATGCACACCAGAAACTTGGCCTTGGTGTGGGCTCCCAATCTCCTCAG gtcaaaggagattGAGGCAGTTGGCTGCAATGGGGATGCAGCTTTTCTGGAGGTGCGAGTGCAGCAGCTGGTGATTGAGTTCATCTTGAATCACGTGGATCAGATCTTCAGCAACAACAGGaaagccagctctgcagagaacaTTG AGAGTGCATCAGTGGTGAAAAGCCTGACCCTCCCCTcggcatccctgcccatgaaaCTGGTGAGCCTGGAAGAAGCGCAGGCACGgagcctgtctgcatcccaccctgctcggaaggagagaagggagaacAGCTTGCCTGAAATTGTGCCTGTAACCGGGTCCCTATTCCACACAGTCGTTGACCTCCCCGACAGCAA gaGAAAATTATCTACCAAGTCCAAGAAATGGAAGTCAATATTTAACTTGGGCCGTTCTGGCTCAGAATCAAAGTCTAAACTGAGTCGAAACGGGAGTGTCTTCGTAAGGGCACAGAAGCTTTCTG aaaaagcaACTATTCGGCCCGCGAAGAGCATGGACTCACTGTGTTCCCTGCCCGTGGAAG GGGAGGATGAGAAGAGCAGATTCAAACGAGCAGTGACTACTGGAGGGTTTTTTGTTCCGGTGATGAAGATCCGCACAGGAGGCACAGGCAGCTCGTATGACCTCAGCAAGGAGAATGAGTGGGAGCGGGAAGGATCTGCCATGGGGGCCAGAGGAAGCACAGAGCTGAGTGGGGAGAAAGGACAACCCCGGACACCACAGGCAAAGTCACCCCCTGAGCAGCTGAAGGTCTTCCGGGCAGCAGAGGATGCTGAGAATGAGCAGACTTCCCCCAAAGGTGGCCGCATGTTCTACACTTGTGAAACAAGCACCAAGTCGGGCTTCCCAAGCAGCCTCTTCCCCTTGGAAGCCTCCCCTCGTCACCAGAGGAAAGCCTTGAACATCTCAGAGCCTTTCGCTGTCTCTGTCCCATTGCGGGTATCTGCAGTCATCAGCACCAACAGCACCCCGTGCCGTGTGCCCACCAAGGAGAAGCTGTCCCTCTCCAGCCTAGAGGAGCTGTCTTCCCTGGTGACTGAGAACACAAGCCCCTCTGCCTCGGAAGCAGGGACCCACACGAGGACAGAACAGGTgctggagaggaaggagaaacatcTGGGGACCACTCTGCCAGTGGCAGCACCCAGAG GATCTCCCCCTGAGGATCTGGTGGCAGCCAGGAAACCAGAGTCCTTAGAAACTCCACaaccagcagcagaaaatgagGGGATGTTATGTGGGCAaaacagccccagcagcccccaggAGTTCTCAGAGCAGAGTCCCACCTTGGAACAAACACCAGCCTCAGAGGTTCATAAGGGGCCGCTGCCTGCAGACAAGGCAGAGCAAGGACAGCTCAAGACAAAGGATGTCTCCTCAGAaggcagctgtgctcagcaggaGATCAAGACAGCCAAGACGGAAGAAGGGTCATGCTTTAGACATGTG actGAGGACCCTGCCAATGCCCTTCTAGAACCGCTGTGGCCAGAGATACAGCAGGAACTGAAAATCATTGAGCCTGAAGAGGAACTCTTGCTTTTGCCAGCTGCTGCCCCCAAGATGGGTCTGATTTCTGAATCCTCTTCTTCAACACAAGCAGATAGTTCTTCCTCTGGCCCAGGGCAGAGTCCAGCCCTATCTGAGCAGAAATCTGCAAGCAGAACACCACAGATAACGACCCAGGTGCCTTTGTTTGGTGCCACCAGCATGGAACAGGAAGACAGCCTCCACAGGGGTCAGTCTGATGTGgttgcacagcagagctgtgcttcagcCCTACCCAGACTGGGTACTTCTCCAGCTGGCACAGCCATTCCAAAGAACCACCATGCAGTGGTGGACAGCCCGAGTGACTGTCTTGCTCCTCCCCTGGACTGGAAGCTCTGTGATCAATCAGAATTTAATGAGGTTGCTCCAAGTGATGGATTTTCTTGTTCCAAAGGAGCATGTCCAGAgtctgggagagaaaaagataGCACTTGccagctgcagagggaaaagaatgGTCTTCCCAGAGGCCAGGCACAGAAGCAGAAGCTTGAAACCATGACTGCTGATGAAAGGGACACATTCTGCTCCAAGGCACTGAGTGGAGCTGGAATCCAGGAGCTGAAGGAGGGCAATGCTGTTAGCAGAACCCATGATGCTGGTGACCAGGATGATGAGGATACCTGGACAGATAATGTGCAAAGCTTAGAACTTGTGGAGCCATGGGAAGATCACCAGTGGGTTACGAGCCCACTCCATTCCCCCACCTTTAAGGACATTCAGGAGAAGATGATACCTGAGTTTCATCCCCAGAGCCAGAGAACAGAGACAGGCCTTTCTCTTAGACCACGATTCAGTCGCAGCCTGTCCCTGGACAGTAAAGACACAGTGATGAGTCTGTGGACTATCCCATTCTCTTTCATAGATGCCACTGACCAACAGCAGCCACACAGTGACATTCGGCCAGTGACACAACCCATCTCCCCCTCTAGTTCGGGCAAAGTTAAGCAAGGTGAGAATGGCACAAGTCCTCCAGAAGAACCTGCCAAAAATGATGAGCTGAGGTGTCCCCTCACCAGGGAGGAAGCACCAGCTGAGAAGGAAGCACCTTCCAGAATCCTTCTTTCACAgccagaggaaaagaaagtggaTGTGAGCAAAGAACACCCTTGGAACTCAAAGCTTGAACTGTCTATACCATACCAAAATAGCTCAGGCAGCTCTTCACAGGCAAAGAACATGGAGGAGAAGTTATCCATGTCTCAGGGCACTGCCCTGGGAGGAGAGACTGTTGTCAAAGCGTTGTGCTCTGCCACTGAGTCACAGCTGAGTAGTAAAGGTGAAGAAACACCTCGTAAAGTGAAGACTCGGCCATCATCTCTCAACTTGGATTCACTCCTTCCAGCCCCAGATTTCTTCACATTCGAGAGCCTGTCCATGCCTTCTGCCCCTGGGAGCCTCCTCTGCGGGCAGAAGGAAGTGAAAAGCAGTGATTCTGTTCCATCGCTGCccactgcctgccctgctgccagtAAAGGTGTTACTTGGGGGTCTCATTTCAATGCCCATGTGGATCTAGACTTGGATTACCTAGCAGTAGCCCATGCCACCACTGGCCGTCGTAACTCTGCCCCTGTCAGCGTGTCGGCGGTCAGGACCTCCTTCATGATTAAGATGTGCCAGGCTCGAGCGGTGCCTGTGATACCGCCCAAGATCCAGTACACCCAGatcccccagcccctgcaggcTCAGAACATTGCTCCTCCAGCTGAGAAGAAGGAACCAGAAGCCAAGCAGGCAGTCAGGCAGACTCAACGGGTGGCATGGAGCCACTTGGAGACCCCCAAGAGCCCTCTGGCAGAGAAGAAAgccaaagcagagaaagaaaacagtgaccCAGCTCAAAAGGACTCAGCCTGCCCTTGGCACAGCAGCCTTGGCTCCCCTCTGGAGCCATCTCAGTCCAGTCAGTACCCTGCTACGGATGCCCCTGTTCTGCGCCGAAAGCGCACCTCCGAGGGGGAAACAGCTGGAGATACCCCACAGTCCTCAAAGATGGAGAGGCCATCAGGGTTCTCCAAGCCTTCCTATAGGTCTAGGCCCGGGAGGCCCCAGAGTCTGATTCTCTTCAGTCCCCCTTTCCCCATCATGGACCACCCCTCTTCAGCAGACTCCAGGGTGTTGCTATCGCCCATAAGGAGCCCTACTCAGACCACCTCTTCGAGCCCCATTTGTGGCGATCTGTCTGAGCCTTCACGGACAACACCTGAGGGGGTGACGCTGCGGAACAAAATGACCATCCCTAAGAATGGCCAGAGACTGGAGACCTCCACCAGCTGCTTTTACCAGCCCCAGAGGCGCTCTGTGATTCTGGATGGACGAAGTGTGAGGCAGATCGAATAG
- the UPK1B gene encoding uroplakin-1b: MAKSDGIHILQGLLVFGNVVIGMCGIALTAECIFFVSDPHGLYPLLEATENDDIYAAAWIGIFVGFALFVLSILGIIGVIKSSKTLLLVYIILMLITYAFEMASCITAATHRDFLTPNLFLKQMLERYKKSEPDNNNDKWMIDGVTDTWDKIMVQNHCCGVNGPSDWQKYTSAFRITHNDADYPWPRNCCVLDDQGSPTNLDGCKLGVPGYYNSNGCYDAISGPVNTQAWGVAWFGFAILCWTFFVLLGTMFFWSRIDY, from the exons ATGGCAAAAAGTGATGGCATACACATCTTGCAGGGTCTATTAGTCTTTGGGAATGTGGTCATTGGG ATGTGTGGCATTGCCCTAACAGCAGAGTGcattttctttgtctctgaTCCCCATGGTCTCTACCCTCTGCTGGAAGCCACAGAAAATGATGACATCTATGCTGCTGCCTGGATTGGCATCTTTGTTGGCTTTGCGCTCTTTGTTCTGTCTATCCTTGGTATCATTGGAGTCATTAAGTCCAGCAAGACCTTGCTACTTGTG TATATCATTCTGATGCTGATCACTTATGCATTTGAAATGGCTTCTTGCATCACGGCAGCAACTCACAGGGACTTT CTCACTCCAAATCTCTTCCTGAAGCAAATGCTGGAGAGGTATAAGAAGTCAGAGCCAGACAATAACAATGACAAATGGATGATTGATGGAGTCACAGATACATGGGATAAAATCATGGTTCAG AACCACTGCTGCGGGGTGAATGGCCCCTCCGACTGGCAGAAGTACACATCTGCCTTCCGCATCACTCACAACGATGCTGACTACCCTTGGCCACgcaactgctgtgttttggatgaTCAAGGGTCCCCCACCAACCTTGACGGCTGCAAGCTCGGAGTCCCTGGCTACTATAACAGCAAT GGTTGCTATGATGCTATTTCTGGGCCAGTAAACACACAGGCCTGGGGTGTtgcctggtttggttttgccatCCTCTGCTGGACT TTCTTCGTCCTCCTTGGTACCATGTTCTTCTGGAGCAGAATTGACTACTGA